A stretch of DNA from Virgibacillus proomii:
GGTGTACTGGTAAATGGTTTTAAATAAATATTATCCTCTAAGCCTAGCTCCTTAATTAATGATTGAAGTTTTTCTTTCATTTCACCATATCCGTAGATATAATACTTTGCTTCCGGGATCTTTGCAACGACATGTTTAAATGCTTTGATTGCTTCGTCTAATCTTTTTACATCATGATATCGTGCTAAAGTTACTGCAAGCTTCTGATTACGCTTGACAGCATACTCTTTTTCCTTATTTATATAAGTCGAATGTGGAATTACTGTAAAATTATTGTTTTTTCCGTACACATTTTCTACATCACTTTTCTGTTCATTTGTCAAAAATACTATTTTATCAAAGTACTTTGCATTTTCAAAAACATAGTGACTACCTGGTTTTATTTTGTTAATATCATTGAAAGGTTCAGAGAGATGACTTGAATGAAATACTTCTATTTTTTTGATATTCTTATGTTTAACATTAATAAGTAACTTAGAGAACCTCCTTAGTTCGTTAGATACTACGGGATATTCAATTTCACTTAAAATATGATTCACCCATTCTAATTGACAATGATAAAACTCTGGATATTCTTTCGCTTTATTTAGGAAAGTTGCCACTCTTCCTTCTTTTCCTGTCTCTGAATTTATATGCACACTTAAAAAACACTTTCCTTTATTATCAAAGTATTGATCATATTTAGGTTTGTTATTTAAGATATCCATATGCCGTGTTCTAACCAAAATACCATGTTCATTAAATTCTTCTCGCCGTTTCCTCCTTCCGCTTTCGTCCATATAGTCAATAAACTTTAAAGACCCATTTGAGTTAAACCTTTTATATTTGACATATAAACCATCTTTATAGTATCGATATGAGGGTTCCTTTTGTAGTTTTTCTACTGGAAGAACTACAAATCCCCTCTCTTCTATTTGTTGAACTTTTTTATTCTTTCTAATATTTTTATTCGGTTTTATATTTTCAAAAAAGTTGTATACTTTTACTTTCTTGCTTAATATTTTTTGATTGTATAGCTGCTGTATTATTTGATTATGATATTGTTGATAAAGAAACGTTATGATAAGAACCTCATTGTAATGTTCTGCCAAAAAATTAGCACGCTTTATTGTAGCTTTTGTAATTCCTCCCCGTTGAACATTCAATGAATTAACGATTATTACAGGTGTAATTTTTTTCAATTTCATTCACTCCTTCATAAATTGGATTTTATTGAATTAAGGAAGTTATAAACAATAGAATTAAAGATTAGTTTTCTGAAATATAAAATTACCTTGCTGCTTCCCTATTAAAACATAAATACCTAAAAATTAATTTTACTATATATCTTTTTTCTAATAAACCATTCTTCTCCTTTTTTTAGTACTTTTTTTCAAAGCATATTAAATAGTTCTGTTTTCAGAATGTATTTTATTTTGAAATAAATATTCCTACTAATTTCTAACTATTGCACTTAACTTAAAATGTTTAAAGCATCGAGATTCTTATTTTTAAAAATTATCAACTGTAGTGCTGTTTTTAATGGAGAATTATTAAGGTTTTATTAAAAAATCTTATTATATTTTGTAATAAAAAAATGAACCCTTTCAAAGAATTACAGAGCTCTTTTCAGGGTTCATTTAGTAATTTTTTGCAAATAGTTTATTAGAACACTGCGATAACTATTTAGAAGAATAAGAAGGAACATCTAAACGAACATTTATTATTCCTAAATCTTTATATAAATTGTACATCGTATATACTTGCTTCACTGCCCAGCCGACATCTGTAGCATATTGATGTGAAGGTTTTCCTGCTACCATTGCGGAAGGATTCCAACGCATTTTATATAAAGTATTTTGACCAGATTTCACGTAGCTATTACCTATAAATTTAGCAC
This window harbors:
- a CDS encoding glycosyltransferase encodes the protein MKKITPVIIVNSLNVQRGGITKATIKRANFLAEHYNEVLIITFLYQQYHNQIIQQLYNQKILSKKVKVYNFFENIKPNKNIRKNKKVQQIEERGFVVLPVEKLQKEPSYRYYKDGLYVKYKRFNSNGSLKFIDYMDESGRRKRREEFNEHGILVRTRHMDILNNKPKYDQYFDNKGKCFLSVHINSETGKEGRVATFLNKAKEYPEFYHCQLEWVNHILSEIEYPVVSNELRRFSKLLINVKHKNIKKIEVFHSSHLSEPFNDINKIKPGSHYVFENAKYFDKIVFLTNEQKSDVENVYGKNNNFTVIPHSTYINKEKEYAVKRNQKLAVTLARYHDVKRLDEAIKAFKHVVAKIPEAKYYIYGYGEMKEKLQSLIKELGLEDNIYLKPFTSTPQKSYKEASCSILTSRQEGFAMVITESMAAGTPVIAYAFKYGPKDIISDGVNGYIVEENNREELSQKIIRVMEDKNLSKSLSASALKVKETFSEERYRRNWLEIYQ